In Halobacillus amylolyticus, the following proteins share a genomic window:
- a CDS encoding lysozyme family protein yields MPWAIAVGLVPRKVWLWLLGVILVLCFLLMILFTSAITTLMGFQKNNTNENVESVELVNGKAQISEALDQYRPLFEKYSAKYGVSEYVELLLAKTMQESGGQLADVMQASESLGLPPNTIQDPERSIKVGIRYFANMLEKADGDVKLAIQAYNFGGGFINYANEYNNGEYSKELAIEFSRMKYQELKHTGMYSCIRPESAATGACYGDIGYVEAVLSYLKGGTIKTDVQPTGEWVMPIAGALTQTSDYGMRSDPFDGTPAMHRGIDFACTNAVTSIQSVDNGQVVEVERSHSGYGNNVLIKHKDGLYSHYAHLYTISVQNGEVLQKGDEIGKCGTTGNSTGPHLHFEVMTTKQYGSDINPAPYLGL; encoded by the coding sequence ATGCCTTGGGCCATAGCAGTTGGACTAGTACCACGCAAAGTTTGGTTGTGGCTACTAGGAGTCATTCTTGTGCTTTGTTTCCTTCTAATGATTTTGTTTACTTCAGCCATTACGACGTTAATGGGCTTTCAAAAGAACAACACGAATGAGAACGTCGAGTCGGTTGAATTGGTGAACGGAAAGGCACAAATTTCGGAAGCATTAGATCAATATCGTCCTTTATTTGAGAAGTACTCAGCTAAATATGGAGTGTCTGAGTATGTGGAACTTTTGTTAGCTAAAACCATGCAAGAGTCTGGTGGCCAGCTTGCGGATGTGATGCAGGCAAGTGAATCACTGGGCCTTCCACCGAATACCATTCAGGACCCGGAAAGAAGTATTAAGGTGGGCATTCGATATTTCGCGAACATGTTAGAGAAGGCTGATGGAGATGTCAAACTGGCGATCCAAGCCTACAACTTTGGGGGAGGGTTTATTAATTATGCCAACGAGTATAACAACGGTGAATATAGCAAGGAACTAGCCATTGAATTCTCTCGAATGAAATACCAGGAATTGAAGCATACAGGAATGTATTCCTGCATCCGACCAGAGTCAGCAGCCACTGGGGCATGTTATGGAGATATAGGGTATGTGGAAGCCGTTCTGAGTTATCTTAAAGGCGGGACGATTAAAACCGATGTTCAGCCAACAGGAGAGTGGGTGATGCCTATTGCAGGAGCTCTTACTCAAACATCTGACTACGGGATGCGCTCTGATCCTTTTGATGGAACTCCGGCGATGCATCGGGGCATAGACTTTGCCTGTACGAACGCTGTTACCTCGATTCAGAGCGTCGATAATGGTCAGGTGGTGGAAGTAGAAAGAAGCCATTCGGGGTACGGAAATAATGTTTTGATTAAACATAAAGATGGACTATATAGTCACTATGCTCATTTGTATACGATAAGTGTACAAAATGGAGAGGTTCTACAAAAAGGGGACGAAATCGGCAAGTGTGGAACGACAGGAAATTCCACAGGTCCCCATTTACATTTTGAAGTTATGACCACGAAACAATACGGATCGGATATAAACCCTGCTCCTTATCTTGGGTTATAG
- a CDS encoding VirB4 family type IV secretion system protein: MLKIWKGKTDVEKTSKKGYNPYLLAHIQPQGGVKFQESFIRKGDGYEVCVHVYSFPKNVSDFWLEPIFNMENVITTMDIISDDRYKVREGLNKGMAEQSSRIINEKDNAGIIEAQNNYDDLRELYNQVSEEGEVIKRVHLRHYVSAPTKLELEDNVKAVLSTLQDENFRGSIFLNEQEYEWQSLLANYTDQSKYRNKREGQPIPALGLAGGFPFHFTSLNDPSGTFYGTTLTGGSVVFDLFHRDRQRKSYNGVMVGAMGAGKSTTLKKIMLDNAIKGYKVRTFDVTGEFAELTEALGGKQITLDGSDGVINPLQVYRTAEDETTSFTQHLSKLTTFYKFLAPEAKDSELKEYENLLRKLYERTGLWKDKEETNITQRPVDDYPIFTDFLSFIEEELYEDIDEGKQWEKVSQERKRRLESIELNIRNIVETYAHLFNGVSTIEHFNDQQVVTFTLRGLSQMRAEVFQAQLFNVLNLLWDSMLTNGAPQFEAYDRGELAFKDAVRYLILMDEAHHIINTKKKSESALDFLTKFSREARKYFGGLLYASHTIRDFVPEGSDQSMVEEIKKLFELTQYKIIMQQDSNNLEMMQQIFTGQLSQSELQDIPYLQTGETMLSIRAVENIRFKVEVSDEELALFGGGA; encoded by the coding sequence GTGTTAAAAATATGGAAAGGGAAGACAGATGTAGAGAAAACAAGCAAAAAAGGATATAACCCTTATTTACTCGCTCATATTCAACCCCAGGGAGGCGTTAAGTTTCAGGAGTCTTTTATTCGCAAAGGCGATGGTTATGAAGTGTGTGTACATGTGTATTCATTTCCCAAGAATGTATCAGACTTTTGGCTTGAACCGATATTTAATATGGAAAACGTGATTACGACTATGGATATTATATCTGATGACCGTTACAAAGTCCGCGAGGGTTTAAATAAAGGAATGGCAGAACAAAGTTCTCGAATCATTAATGAGAAAGACAACGCAGGTATTATTGAAGCTCAAAATAACTACGATGATTTACGTGAGCTCTACAACCAGGTTTCCGAAGAGGGAGAAGTGATTAAGCGTGTGCATTTGAGGCATTACGTCAGCGCACCTACAAAACTTGAATTAGAGGATAATGTCAAAGCCGTTCTTTCCACCTTACAGGATGAAAACTTTCGAGGTTCTATTTTTTTAAACGAACAGGAATATGAATGGCAGTCTCTTTTAGCGAATTACACGGATCAATCAAAGTATCGAAACAAGAGGGAAGGTCAGCCTATTCCAGCGTTAGGGTTAGCTGGAGGTTTCCCTTTTCATTTCACTAGTTTAAATGATCCTTCAGGCACATTTTATGGCACGACATTAACTGGAGGGAGTGTTGTCTTCGATCTTTTTCATCGTGACCGACAGCGTAAAAGCTATAACGGTGTGATGGTCGGGGCTATGGGCGCCGGAAAATCTACGACACTTAAAAAAATAATGCTCGACAATGCGATCAAGGGATATAAAGTTCGAACCTTTGACGTAACGGGGGAATTTGCCGAATTAACAGAAGCTTTAGGTGGGAAACAAATTACCTTGGATGGATCTGATGGGGTAATCAATCCTCTTCAGGTCTATCGAACGGCTGAGGATGAAACCACCTCTTTTACGCAACATTTATCTAAATTAACGACCTTTTATAAGTTTTTAGCTCCAGAAGCCAAAGATAGTGAGCTGAAAGAATATGAGAATCTATTACGAAAACTCTACGAAAGAACAGGGCTGTGGAAGGATAAAGAAGAAACAAATATTACTCAACGTCCGGTCGATGACTATCCGATATTCACAGATTTCCTTTCGTTTATAGAAGAGGAACTTTATGAAGATATCGATGAAGGGAAGCAATGGGAAAAGGTAAGCCAAGAAAGAAAACGGCGCCTGGAAAGTATTGAATTAAATATACGAAATATCGTAGAAACCTATGCTCACCTGTTCAATGGCGTATCAACCATTGAACATTTTAATGACCAGCAAGTGGTCACATTCACGCTGCGAGGGTTGTCCCAAATGAGAGCAGAAGTCTTTCAGGCACAATTGTTTAACGTACTGAACCTTTTGTGGGACTCCATGCTGACGAATGGGGCACCGCAATTTGAGGCCTATGATCGGGGAGAGCTAGCGTTTAAAGATGCTGTTCGCTATTTAATTTTAATGGACGAGGCTCATCACATAATTAATACCAAGAAGAAAAGTGAAAGCGCGCTTGATTTCCTTACCAAATTTAGTCGGGAAGCCCGAAAATACTTTGGAGGTCTTCTCTATGCCAGTCATACCATTCGTGACTTTGTTCCAGAAGGGTCGGATCAAAGCATGGTGGAAGAAATTAAGAAGCTCTTTGAACTCACTCAATATAAAATCATCATGCAGCAAGACAGCAACAATTTAGAAATGATGCAGCAAATTTTCACCGGCCAATTGAGTCAAAGTGAGTTGCAGGACATTCCATATCTTCAAACAGGAGAAACGATGCTAAGTATCCGTGCTGTGGAGAATATTCGCTTTAAAGTGGAGGTCTCCGATGAAGAGTTAGCCTTGTTTGGAGGAGGTGCATAA
- a CDS encoding DUF5592 family protein: MQYKIPSEIGSELKINQLFYLTDLLVVLILGGIGFLFRYAVHSSFVWYYGIFWALLMFAWLIRPKTNPRLRMAKVLLLAVTRNRMTYSAIDHQSSDEQYQNE; encoded by the coding sequence TTGCAGTACAAAATCCCTTCTGAAATTGGGAGTGAACTCAAAATCAATCAGTTGTTTTACCTCACTGACTTACTTGTTGTCTTAATACTTGGAGGGATAGGCTTCCTATTCCGTTATGCGGTTCACTCCTCCTTCGTTTGGTATTACGGAATCTTTTGGGCTTTATTGATGTTCGCTTGGTTGATCCGTCCAAAAACGAATCCCAGATTACGTATGGCAAAAGTGTTGCTCTTAGCTGTTACGCGTAATCGGATGACCTATAGTGCAATCGATCATCAATCAAGTGATGAGCAGTACCAAAATGAATAG
- a CDS encoding pLS20_p028 family conjugation system transmembrane protein, translated as MSDEELLEKLLEFSDVLSTNNIFISGIRIVGWGIILFLKMIVDGLEGMVNNILSLTDFFMSEPVQGFLKTIQPVLYILLAISLAMIGFRLIFNKEKNRSDIPMNLFISIMTISLLTFGMGQVNEFAGDAVEVAQVETDSFTTSDKVMTDYITDITIYDETGWKTPDVKVQHHISPSSIDKISINETVDDSFEKANGDSLSPESQKIIMNKVGLESNGEEGLVSLGKDEWYDFLPENYYRWHVEWFTAIVTLGVMAFTMILISIKVAKLCFELGFNHIVALIMAYADISTGQRLKAVIKNIGSIFASIIMIFLSLRVYMYYTTFIGENLEGMGYLVALVAGSLAVIDGPNIVQKLFGIDAGLKNAWHVAMGGYLASKTVGPPAKKAAGAIVSGGTSAIMNTGAGTAGAIAGVTGGKMNGKRQRSESNQQTQKQEPSPMDPQQTDRPPQIAHSYDEREKNTLNSKGNSQPIKNKNNKGHPDSNDVSNSKKIPDARNEPNNSNGSPTPENPEDIPMPNQNRTEQRTMSQYIKDQANDRIRNNSRVQGTKRTYELSRNSTENWKNKMKKRGQGS; from the coding sequence ATGTCCGATGAAGAACTACTAGAAAAACTGTTAGAGTTCTCTGATGTCCTATCCACGAACAACATATTCATATCTGGCATACGAATCGTTGGATGGGGCATTATATTATTTTTGAAAATGATTGTTGATGGTTTAGAAGGCATGGTGAACAATATTTTGTCACTGACGGACTTCTTTATGAGTGAGCCGGTGCAAGGTTTTCTCAAAACCATTCAACCGGTTCTCTATATATTGCTAGCTATTTCGTTGGCGATGATCGGTTTCCGGTTGATTTTTAACAAAGAAAAGAACAGGTCTGACATTCCCATGAATCTGTTCATTTCAATTATGACGATTTCCCTTTTAACGTTTGGAATGGGACAGGTGAACGAATTTGCAGGAGATGCAGTAGAAGTTGCGCAAGTTGAAACTGACTCCTTTACTACATCTGACAAAGTGATGACTGATTACATTACTGATATTACTATATATGATGAAACAGGCTGGAAAACTCCAGATGTAAAGGTACAGCATCATATAAGTCCGAGCTCCATTGACAAGATATCTATAAATGAAACCGTTGACGATAGTTTTGAGAAGGCAAATGGTGATAGTTTATCTCCCGAAAGTCAAAAAATTATAATGAATAAAGTAGGTTTAGAATCAAATGGAGAGGAAGGGCTTGTCTCTCTAGGAAAAGACGAATGGTACGACTTCTTACCGGAAAACTATTATCGATGGCATGTTGAATGGTTTACGGCAATCGTAACGCTTGGGGTTATGGCGTTTACGATGATTTTGATATCTATTAAGGTGGCCAAGCTTTGTTTTGAGCTTGGTTTTAATCATATTGTGGCGCTTATTATGGCCTATGCTGATATTTCAACAGGGCAACGGTTAAAAGCTGTGATTAAGAATATCGGAAGCATATTTGCTTCTATTATTATGATTTTCTTAAGTTTGCGTGTGTATATGTATTACACCACCTTTATTGGCGAGAACCTAGAGGGGATGGGATATTTAGTCGCTTTAGTTGCTGGAAGTTTGGCTGTTATAGATGGGCCAAATATTGTACAGAAACTCTTTGGCATTGATGCCGGCCTGAAAAACGCCTGGCATGTAGCAATGGGAGGATATCTTGCCTCTAAAACGGTGGGTCCTCCTGCTAAGAAAGCTGCAGGAGCAATTGTCAGTGGAGGAACCAGTGCCATCATGAATACCGGAGCAGGAACAGCTGGTGCCATTGCGGGAGTTACTGGAGGTAAAATGAATGGGAAAAGGCAACGATCAGAATCTAACCAACAAACCCAGAAGCAAGAACCGAGTCCTATGGATCCTCAGCAGACTGATCGTCCACCCCAAATTGCTCATTCATATGATGAGAGGGAGAAAAACACTTTAAATAGTAAAGGAAATAGCCAACCTATCAAAAACAAAAATAATAAGGGGCATCCAGATAGCAATGATGTTTCAAACTCTAAGAAAATACCGGATGCACGGAATGAACCGAACAATTCTAATGGCTCTCCAACACCAGAGAATCCAGAAGATATTCCAATGCCAAACCAAAATCGCACAGAACAGAGAACCATGAGTCAATATATCAAAGATCAAGCGAATGATCGAATCCGTAATAACAGTAGGGTTCAGGGAACGAAGCGAACATACGAGCTTTCACGCAATAGCACAGAAAATTGGAAAAATAAAATGAAGAAACGCGGACAAGGGTCTTAA
- a CDS encoding VirD4-like conjugal transfer protein, CD1115 family translates to MKSIIATKQVLIPMSICFFIATICVATFIWNTGLAMWDTIQTFPKFSQPLVIEWSYFTNFHIKEQPYFYGLAALTGLVCIAHMLYKLRSNFKPIGTDEKGSQRFATRKEIHQQYKAIPDRKQGYTGQGGPVLARKGDKAYIDPSPVNNLIIGTTRSGKGQTYVIPTIDAYSRAEKQPSLVINDPKGELFASSRETLEDRGYEVEVLNLMNPMQSMSFNLLELVKQAYQDGDYSTAQTLCETITHMLYHNPQAKEPMWDDSAKSLVNAMILAITEKSITEGIEEKITMYTVANMLSELGTKNEVDENGQEYNALDEYFQELPQSHVAKEQYATSNFSKGNTRSSIFTTAMNGLTKFTMSETAKMTAKNSLDLKKVGFGQSIKGRGTPFSKVYVTFPNGVTETNQSGESGTWTINFSSPLKVGDRITIMQDQDPLSAKQKRKKVDDQDDSQMSKLDLEVERINKDTGEVKFYSPFDRELMVEEVTSFTKPIAVFMVTPDYDTSTHAIPSIFVSQLYYVLSKNAAIAKGQKCLREVVFMLDEFGNMPAIADMDNKITVCLGRNIRFHLVIQSYAQLKDLYGEDGQATIRGNCGNEIYILSADYDSASYFSSKLGKKTLNTHSRSGSTFSLDKSKTESTEGRELLTANELQELEEGDTVVRRVLMRRDKKGRKIRAFPIYNTGKHSMKYAHTYLSQDFNTSRSITEEEIDTPHRHVTPKELVIDFYSESLQNINRNNEEKKLTEKEPIEEDHINTETWLKKGVEEFFDKSTLPMIQHQIAPLLNHNEEEMNREPMEVFLYNLKLLGRVRKLIDKFMIIFASRSIN, encoded by the coding sequence TTGAAGTCGATCATCGCTACGAAACAGGTGCTTATCCCAATGAGCATCTGTTTTTTTATAGCGACGATATGTGTAGCCACGTTCATATGGAACACAGGTCTTGCCATGTGGGATACCATTCAAACCTTTCCAAAGTTTAGCCAACCGTTAGTTATCGAATGGTCATATTTCACGAACTTTCACATTAAGGAGCAGCCTTATTTTTATGGACTGGCGGCTTTAACTGGTCTTGTTTGTATTGCTCACATGCTCTATAAGCTTAGAAGTAACTTTAAGCCAATTGGGACCGATGAAAAAGGGTCTCAGCGTTTTGCCACACGAAAAGAAATTCATCAGCAGTACAAGGCTATCCCTGACCGGAAGCAAGGTTACACAGGTCAGGGAGGTCCTGTATTAGCTCGGAAGGGAGACAAGGCTTACATTGATCCCTCCCCTGTAAATAACTTGATTATAGGGACAACCCGAAGTGGGAAGGGACAAACTTATGTCATCCCTACAATTGATGCCTATTCCCGGGCAGAGAAACAGCCCTCTTTAGTCATCAATGATCCCAAAGGAGAACTGTTCGCCTCAAGTCGTGAAACCCTCGAAGATAGAGGATATGAGGTCGAAGTGCTGAATTTAATGAATCCTATGCAGAGCATGAGCTTTAACCTCTTAGAATTAGTTAAACAAGCGTATCAAGATGGTGACTACTCCACAGCTCAAACGTTGTGCGAAACGATCACTCATATGCTTTATCACAATCCGCAAGCGAAGGAACCTATGTGGGATGATTCAGCCAAATCTCTTGTGAATGCTATGATCCTTGCTATTACGGAGAAAAGTATCACAGAGGGAATTGAAGAAAAGATTACGATGTACACTGTGGCCAATATGTTATCTGAGCTTGGAACCAAAAATGAAGTAGATGAAAATGGCCAAGAGTACAATGCGCTGGATGAGTACTTTCAAGAGCTGCCTCAATCACATGTGGCCAAAGAACAATATGCAACGAGTAATTTTTCCAAAGGAAACACTAGATCAAGTATTTTTACAACGGCTATGAATGGCTTAACGAAGTTTACGATGAGTGAAACAGCCAAAATGACAGCGAAAAACTCTTTGGACCTGAAAAAAGTCGGGTTTGGACAATCTATTAAAGGAAGGGGTACTCCATTTTCCAAAGTTTATGTTACATTTCCGAACGGAGTAACAGAGACGAATCAATCTGGGGAGAGTGGCACCTGGACCATTAATTTCTCATCACCACTGAAGGTAGGGGATCGCATCACGATCATGCAGGATCAAGATCCTCTATCTGCCAAACAAAAACGAAAGAAAGTTGATGATCAAGATGACAGTCAAATGAGCAAACTGGACCTCGAAGTGGAACGGATCAATAAGGATACGGGAGAGGTTAAATTTTACTCTCCTTTTGATCGAGAGTTGATGGTTGAAGAGGTTACTTCATTTACGAAGCCAATAGCTGTTTTTATGGTTACGCCAGATTATGATACATCTACTCATGCGATTCCATCTATCTTTGTGAGTCAGTTGTATTATGTATTATCCAAAAATGCAGCTATAGCGAAAGGACAGAAATGTTTGCGGGAAGTCGTCTTCATGCTAGATGAATTCGGAAATATGCCCGCTATTGCTGATATGGATAATAAGATCACGGTTTGTTTAGGTAGGAATATTCGTTTTCACTTAGTCATTCAATCCTATGCTCAACTAAAGGATCTTTACGGAGAAGACGGGCAAGCAACCATCCGTGGTAATTGTGGAAATGAAATTTATATTCTGAGTGCTGATTATGATTCCGCCTCTTATTTTTCTTCTAAATTAGGAAAGAAAACGTTGAATACACATTCACGCTCAGGATCCACTTTCTCTTTGGATAAGTCGAAGACAGAAAGCACAGAGGGGCGCGAGCTGCTTACGGCTAATGAGCTGCAAGAATTGGAAGAGGGAGATACGGTGGTCCGTCGTGTATTAATGAGACGAGATAAAAAAGGGCGTAAAATCAGAGCCTTTCCTATCTACAATACAGGGAAGCACAGTATGAAATATGCGCACACTTATTTGAGTCAGGATTTTAATACAAGTCGATCCATCACCGAAGAGGAGATTGACACTCCTCATCGCCACGTCACACCCAAGGAATTGGTGATAGATTTTTATAGTGAGTCGCTGCAAAACATAAATAGGAATAATGAGGAGAAAAAACTAACAGAAAAAGAGCCGATTGAGGAAGATCATATAAATACAGAAACATGGCTAAAGAAGGGAGTCGAAGAATTTTTCGATAAAAGTACTCTTCCTATGATTCAACATCAGATTGCTCCACTTTTAAATCACAATGAAGAGGAAATGAATAGAGAACCTATGGAGGTTTTTCTTTACAACCTTAAACTGCTGGGGAGGGTCAGGAAATTAATCGACAAGTTTATGATCATATTCGCAAGCAGGTCGATAAATTGA
- a CDS encoding DnaD domain-containing protein, which yields MQGWIKLHRKILHSEIFENEKMLKVFIYCIAKSSHKATESRVGRQKVELEPGQFIFGRKKAASELNMNASTVRDYIKTLEEDGVITVKSTNKYSVVTVENWAFYQSNGEEYDNKTTADKHQNDNYSTSEGQQKDTYKNERELKEVKNVKEFITTTTSEQNSEAVQFYQNNFGVLRPHISGEIAGWVAEIGDELTIEAMKRSLDRNKVTWGYVKSILQSWLNKGIKTIEQAEAEEFEHRDRIHRKREFSSKEPSSQEVIPEWFKSRNEQKQQENKKPTIDDTARTIELGIKLKRSRENIIEAIHNRYDLSEEDIHAIREGESSAKDILLGKTNLKVVGDP from the coding sequence ATGCAGGGGTGGATAAAGCTTCACCGAAAAATCCTCCATAGTGAAATTTTTGAAAATGAAAAGATGTTAAAGGTCTTTATTTACTGTATAGCCAAATCAAGTCACAAAGCTACTGAGTCCAGAGTGGGAAGACAAAAGGTAGAGCTTGAACCTGGGCAATTTATATTTGGCAGAAAAAAAGCCGCATCAGAATTGAATATGAATGCATCGACCGTCCGGGATTATATAAAAACATTAGAAGAAGACGGTGTAATCACGGTTAAATCCACCAACAAATATAGCGTTGTGACCGTTGAAAATTGGGCATTCTATCAATCAAATGGGGAAGAATACGACAACAAAACAACAGCAGATAAACATCAAAATGACAACTACTCGACATCAGAAGGACAGCAAAAAGACACATACAAGAATGAACGAGAACTTAAAGAAGTTAAGAATGTAAAAGAATTTATTACTACAACTACATCTGAACAAAATAGCGAGGCTGTTCAATTTTACCAAAACAATTTCGGAGTATTACGTCCTCATATTTCTGGTGAAATAGCTGGATGGGTTGCTGAGATTGGGGATGAATTAACTATTGAAGCTATGAAACGTTCTTTGGATCGTAATAAGGTTACATGGGGATACGTAAAGAGTATTCTTCAGTCCTGGCTAAATAAAGGAATTAAGACCATAGAGCAAGCTGAAGCTGAAGAGTTTGAGCATAGGGATAGAATTCACCGCAAGCGAGAGTTTTCTTCTAAAGAACCATCAAGTCAGGAAGTAATACCTGAATGGTTTAAAAGCCGTAACGAACAAAAACAACAGGAAAATAAAAAGCCAACCATTGATGATACGGCCCGGACGATTGAGTTAGGAATTAAGTTAAAAAGATCCAGGGAGAATATTATTGAAGCGATTCATAACAGGTATGACCTTTCGGAAGAAGATATTCATGCTATTCGGGAAGGTGAAAGCTCAGCTAAAGACATTTTATTAGGCAAAACAAATTTGAAAGTCGTAGGAGATCCATGA
- a CDS encoding helix-turn-helix domain-containing protein — protein MVQINLEEVSKIKKSKSAQLMKEMRKSKDKTQQQLSVDMFQSREYISKQESGERKIPPVTTKYFIEKYNNPWLALETVDEYIGWGLTRLNGPAANNDKYFLQLIVENELQEAIEVISKIKWTDNLYTDRYVELQGIQKSAEALANVVHFSTVYLAALCDNYGINWLKVWKKHHSDLKAKGYINE, from the coding sequence ATGGTACAAATAAACTTAGAAGAGGTGAGCAAAATCAAAAAAAGTAAGTCAGCGCAGCTCATGAAGGAAATGAGAAAAAGTAAAGATAAGACACAGCAACAGTTATCAGTCGATATGTTTCAATCCAGGGAGTATATTTCCAAGCAAGAAAGTGGAGAAAGAAAGATTCCTCCGGTTACAACCAAATATTTTATTGAAAAATATAACAATCCATGGTTAGCCTTAGAAACCGTTGATGAATATATTGGGTGGGGACTGACACGGTTAAACGGGCCTGCGGCTAATAATGATAAATATTTTTTGCAATTGATAGTAGAGAATGAATTACAAGAAGCTATAGAAGTGATCTCTAAAATTAAGTGGACAGATAATTTATATACTGATCGCTATGTGGAATTGCAGGGTATTCAAAAATCAGCAGAGGCACTAGCAAATGTTGTTCATTTCTCAACAGTATATTTAGCAGCGCTATGTGATAATTATGGAATCAACTGGTTAAAGGTTTGGAAAAAACATCATTCTGACTTAAAAGCAAAAGGCTATATTAATGAGTGA
- a CDS encoding DNA-binding protein, translated as MFEAKLQPEADFNNKVYDIFYDIAKKAQEDASKETELPYLLDRTSLAECVFNVSVQSLDAHVLKREDFPKVKVGGRTLYPKDLVISWIRDHVEVSDHIAPKRKFGVV; from the coding sequence ATGTTTGAAGCCAAGCTGCAGCCAGAAGCTGATTTTAATAATAAGGTGTACGATATTTTCTATGATATTGCCAAAAAAGCACAAGAAGATGCGAGTAAAGAAACTGAATTGCCATATTTGTTGGATCGCACAAGTCTAGCTGAATGTGTTTTCAATGTTAGCGTTCAGTCATTAGATGCTCATGTCTTGAAACGTGAAGACTTTCCAAAAGTGAAAGTTGGAGGACGTACACTTTATCCAAAAGACCTTGTGATTAGTTGGATAAGAGATCATGTTGAAGTGTCCGATCATATAGCTCCCAAAAGAAAATTTGGAGTCGTTTAA
- a CDS encoding helix-turn-helix transcriptional regulator yields the protein MRMWLKEVRLQKDLTQEQTAIKSNISRSYYTHIESGVKNPTVETAKDIAFALEFEWTNFFENQRSLKEQKAYKEMM from the coding sequence TTGAGGATGTGGTTAAAAGAGGTTCGACTTCAAAAGGATTTAACGCAAGAACAAACAGCTATTAAATCAAACATATCGAGAAGTTATTATACTCATATTGAATCAGGAGTTAAAAATCCTACAGTAGAAACAGCTAAGGATATAGCTTTTGCCTTAGAGTTCGAATGGACAAATTTTTTTGAGAACCAACGTTCCTTAAAGGAACAAAAAGCTTATAAGGAGATGATGTAA
- a CDS encoding helix-turn-helix domain-containing protein, translated as MNFSDRLKECRQIKKEENPNWTQDYIARKIGVARTTYTAYERGTKIPTLDTVNKIADLFDVSTDYLLGRSDISDYQVDKSNEFDSIKEVNKLMDQYGIEDAAFFDLEKWKSMSPEQIRELESYFQYLVKKSKEIEDKENK; from the coding sequence ATGAATTTTTCCGATAGGCTGAAAGAATGCCGACAAATAAAAAAAGAGGAAAATCCAAATTGGACTCAAGATTATATTGCGAGGAAAATTGGAGTAGCTCGAACAACTTACACAGCTTATGAAAGAGGAACTAAAATTCCTACTTTAGATACTGTGAACAAGATAGCTGATCTTTTTGATGTATCCACTGATTACCTTTTGGGCCGATCAGATATTTCAGATTATCAAGTGGATAAAAGCAATGAATTTGATTCTATAAAAGAAGTAAATAAATTGATGGACCAATATGGAATCGAAGATGCTGCTTTTTTCGACTTGGAAAAGTGGAAGTCGATGAGTCCAGAGCAGATAAGGGAATTGGAAAGTTACTTTCAATATTTAGTGAAGAAATCTAAAGAAATCGAGGATAAAGAAAACAAATAA